The genomic DNA AGGCAGGTATTTCGTTACGCCGCCTTCCGTGCCAGGAGCAACCTGGTTGCGGATGCGGATGTTGGCAAACGTACCGCGCATCATGACTTCATGGTTACCGCGGCGGGAGCCGTAGGAGTTGAAGTCCTTGCGGGCAACGCCGTGATCGTTCAAGTAGATGCCCGCCGGGCTTGTTGGCGAAATGTTGCCGGCTGGCGAGATATGGTCGGTAGTGACCGAATCCCCGAGCAAGGCGAGTACGCGTGCTCCGCGAACGTCGGCGATGTCCTGAAGACCTTCGCCGATTTTCTCGAAGAACGGCGGGTTCTGGATGTAAGTGGACTTCTCGTCCCACTCGTACAATTCGCCTTCTGGAACCGGAATCGCATTCCAGCGCTCGTTCTGAGTAAATACGTTCTCGTATTTGCTGCGGAACATTTCCGGCTTCACGGAGAGACCGATTGCTTCTTTGATCTCCGCGGAAGTCGGCCAGATGTCTTTCAGATAGACCGGTTGATCGTTCTGGTCGTAGCCGATCGGATCGTTCTGCAGATCGATATTTACCGTTCCAGCCAGCGCGTAAGCGACGACAAGCGGCGGAGAAGCCAGGTAGTTGGCTTTAACCTGAGCATGCACGCGGCCCTCGAAGTTCCGGTTACCGGACAGAACAGCAGCTACGGTAAGGTCGTTGTCGGCGATTGCTGCGCTGACCTCATCTGGAAGCGGACCGGAGTTGCCGATACAAGTTGCGCAGCCGTAACCAGCAACGTGGAAGCCGAGCGTTTCAAAGGAATCCATGAGTCCGGCTTTCTCCAGGTATTCTGAAACGACAAGGGAACCTGGCGTCAAGCTGCTCTTCACGTAGCCTGGTTTCTTCAGGCCGCGCTCGACCGCTTTCTTCGCCAGCAATCCGGCGCCGATCATCACGCTTGGGTTCGAAGTATTCGTGCAGCTCGTGATTGCAGCGATAACGACCGCACCTGTTCCGAGCTCGCTTGTGCTGCCGTCAGGGTGCTTGATCGTTACCTTCTGGTTGATCTTCTCATCGCTGAGCCCGTAACCGCCTTTATCGATCGGAGTCCGGATGATGTCGTTGAAGTTCTCCTTCATATCCGTCAGCTCGATGCGGTCCTGCGGACGCTTAGGTCCTGCAAGGCTAGGTACGACAGAAGCAAGATCCAGCTCGATCAGATCCGTAAACTCAGGATCTACGGTGCTGCTTGTGCGGAACATGCCTTGTGCTTTGTAGTAAGCTTCAACGAGAGCAATTTGCTCCTCGGAACGGCCTGTGCTGCGCAGATATGCCAGCGTCTCGTCGTCTACCGGGAAGTAGCCGATCGTTGCGCCGTACTCCGGCGCCATGTTGGCAACTGTTGCACGGTCGGCAAGGCTGATGTTGGCAAGACCCGGGCCGTAGAACTCGACGAATTTGCCGACAACGCCCTTTTTACGCAGCATTTGCGTTACGGTGAGGGCGAGGTCGGTCGCTGTAGCGCCTTCCGTCAGGCTGCCGACGAGCTTGAAGCCGATCACCTCAGGTGCAACAAAATAGAGCGGTTGCCCGAGCATGCCTGCTTCAGCCTCGATGCCGCCGACGCCCCAGCCCACTACACCAAGACCGTTAATCATCGTCGTATGGGAGTCGGTTCCAACGAGGGAATCCGGGAATACGACAGTTTCGCCGTCAACGGTTTTAGTAGCGGCTACAGATGCCAAATACTCCAGGTTGACTTGGTGAACGATACCCGTAGCCGGCGGAACGGCGCGGAAGTTATTGAAGGCAGTTTGCGCCCAGCGCAGGAAGCGGTAGCGCTCCTCATTGCGCTCGAATTCGACCTTCATATTGTATTCCAGCGCTTCTGGCGTACCGAAGGCGTCGACCATGACAGAGTGGTCAATAACGAGATCAACCGGGACAAGCGGATTGATTTGCTTCGGATCGCCGCCAGCTTTCTTGACGGTGTCGCGCATCGCAGCAAGGTCAACGACGACGGGAACGCCCGTGAAGTCCTGAAGAACGATGCGGGCCGGAATAAACGGAATCTCTTTATTCTCATCGCGGCCTTGGCTCCAGCCGGCGATTTGCTTCACATGCTCTTCGGTGATGGCTCTGCCGTCAAATTGCCGAACGGCTGCTTCCAGAAGTACCTTAATGGAGAATGGCAGCTTGGAAACAGGGCCTAGTCCTTTCTCTTCCAACAGTTGCAGATCAAAGTAACGGTACTTCTTCCCGCCGGCTTCCAAGGTGCGGGAAACAGAGAAAAAATCCTTCGTTGACATGAATGTACCTCCTTGTTTCACTAGATGAAACGCTATTTCAAAATTATCACTACACTAAGTATAGCGTTCTCCTTGTTGTGAGTAAAGTACTTTTTGCTGGCAAACGGCCTGTTCTTTGCGGTATTGCACGCTTGCCCGGCGTAATTTTTCCAGCACATACTCAATCCTGTTCTTTCATATAAATGGGAGTGATGAGGAGGGGATTTCAAAGTGAGCGATGAATGGAGAAGAACGTTATCCCTATATGTGAATCAGCATAATCAGGACGAAGTAGATTATCGCCCCAAGGCTGCTGAGGCCGAGGCCGTTGTGGCTGATTTGGAATACTTAATGCGCCGCGGTGAACGCAAACGCCGGCTTCAGGAATGGTACAAGGAACGGCGGGCAACCCCGCTTCGCTGCGAAACCCGCGCCAAGCTGCTCCGTGAAATCGAGAATCGGGCCGGCGAGATCGAGGTTGAGCTCCAAATGGCCCGCAGGACATATTATGAAAAAGGGGGAGCCCGCCATCAAGAGGAGGTTATCGACCGGCAGCGGCTGACGCTGGAGCGGGAAGGCGGAGGCTGGATTATAACGCGAATCGAACAGCCTGCAGACGAGCGCCATGCTCCGTTCAAGCTGCCCCTGGATAGAGGCAGCGGAGAAGGGGGAGCCTTAGGCAAGCTGCCGGGTCCTTACCTTAATGCGCAAGTGCTCGGCCCGCGAACCTCGCGCAGCACGCCTTACCGGCGCGAGGATGCGGTTCTTTACGCCGATCGCTGGTGGGATGGGTTTAATCCCGAATTTGCCGAATTTGAAGTGGATTGTACCAATTATATATCCCAGTGTCTCTTTGCAGGAGGGGCTCCAATAAACTATACTGGAAAAAGAGAATCGGGCTGGTGGTATAAAGGGTATATCAAGGGCCGGGAGGCATGGAGCTACAGCTGGTCTGTCGCTAACGCTCTTGAGCGCCTATTGGCCCACAGTAATTCTGGGCTTCGAGCCGAAGCCGTAGATAACCCGGAGCAGCTCCAAATGGGAGACGTCATCATCTATGATTGGGACGGTGACGGAAGCTATCAGCATAGCACGATCGTGACCGCATTCGATGCCGGCGGAATGCCGCTGGTGAATGCCCATACTACTCCGAGCAAGCACCGATATTGGGATTACCGGAATTCATACGCTTGGAGCGAGAATACCGTGTATCGCTTTTTTCGGATTGTGGATCATTTTTGATGAGTTGAAGCTGGGCTATGTGGAAAATCATTCTGCACGATAACTATTACGACGATCAAAGAAAGAGGTTACTCATGGGACAAGACAAACTCACCGTTGGACTTATTTACGGCGGTAAATCGGGAGAGCACGAAGTATCGCTGCAAACGGCCCTCGCGGTTTCGCAGGCGTTTAACTATGACAAATACGAGCTGCTGCCTTTCTATATTACGAAGCGCGGGGAATGGCGGGTTGGAAACAAGCTGTCCGGCCCGTTTGCCGCTTTGGATGAACTTAAGCTGGAGAGCGGAGCGCAAAATACGTCCGCGGCGATCAATATGCTGTTCGAGAAGCTTTCGGCGGGCACAGGGTCGATTGACGTCGCATTTCCGCTGCTGCATGGCACGTACGGCGAAGATGGCACGATCCAGGGCTTGTTCGAAATGGCGGATCTGCCGTATGTCGGCGCGGGCGTGCTGGCCTCGGCAGCCGGGATGGACAAAGTCGCCATGAAGAAGCTGTTCGCCGAAGCGGGGCTGGCGCAGTGCGAGTACTGCTACTTCACGGCATCCGAATGGAGCCGGGGCAGCCATGCCATCGTTCAGGGAATTGAAGAGAAGCTGGGTTATCCCTGCTTCGTAAAACCGGCCAATTTAGGCTCCAGCGTCGGCATATCCAAGGCAAGATCCCGCGAGGAATTGCTGGCGTCCGTCGCTACCGCGCTGCGCTTCGACATGAAAGTTATCGTAGAGGAATTCGTGGACGCGCGCGAGATCGAGGTCGGTGTGCTTGGCAACGACGAGCCGCTGGCATCCGTTCCGGGGGAAATCGTCTCTTCCAGTGAATACTATGACTACCAAGCCAAATATTTGGATGGCAAATCGCAAATGCTAATTCCTGCCGAGCTTGATACGGAGCTTGCGGAAGAAATTCGCGATTTGGCGGTACGGGCGTTTAAGGCGATATCAGGAAACGGACTGTGCCGGGCGGACTTCTTCGTGAAGAAGTCGGATCAAACCGTCTGGATTAATGAAGTGAACACGATGCCGGGATTCACGCCGTACAGCATGTATCCGCTGCTGTGGCGTGAAACGGGGGTTTCTTATGAGGCGCTGCTCGATCGGCTGATTGAACTCGCTTTAGAACGCTATGAGGCCAGACAGAATCTGAAT from Paenibacillus woosongensis includes the following:
- a CDS encoding D-alanine--D-alanine ligase; amino-acid sequence: MGQDKLTVGLIYGGKSGEHEVSLQTALAVSQAFNYDKYELLPFYITKRGEWRVGNKLSGPFAALDELKLESGAQNTSAAINMLFEKLSAGTGSIDVAFPLLHGTYGEDGTIQGLFEMADLPYVGAGVLASAAGMDKVAMKKLFAEAGLAQCEYCYFTASEWSRGSHAIVQGIEEKLGYPCFVKPANLGSSVGISKARSREELLASVATALRFDMKVIVEEFVDAREIEVGVLGNDEPLASVPGEIVSSSEYYDYQAKYLDGKSQMLIPAELDTELAEEIRDLAVRAFKAISGNGLCRADFFVKKSDQTVWINEVNTMPGFTPYSMYPLLWRETGVSYEALLDRLIELALERYEARQNLNFENGLQ
- the acnA gene encoding aconitate hydratase AcnA, whose translation is MSTKDFFSVSRTLEAGGKKYRYFDLQLLEEKGLGPVSKLPFSIKVLLEAAVRQFDGRAITEEHVKQIAGWSQGRDENKEIPFIPARIVLQDFTGVPVVVDLAAMRDTVKKAGGDPKQINPLVPVDLVIDHSVMVDAFGTPEALEYNMKVEFERNEERYRFLRWAQTAFNNFRAVPPATGIVHQVNLEYLASVAATKTVDGETVVFPDSLVGTDSHTTMINGLGVVGWGVGGIEAEAGMLGQPLYFVAPEVIGFKLVGSLTEGATATDLALTVTQMLRKKGVVGKFVEFYGPGLANISLADRATVANMAPEYGATIGYFPVDDETLAYLRSTGRSEEQIALVEAYYKAQGMFRTSSTVDPEFTDLIELDLASVVPSLAGPKRPQDRIELTDMKENFNDIIRTPIDKGGYGLSDEKINQKVTIKHPDGSTSELGTGAVVIAAITSCTNTSNPSVMIGAGLLAKKAVERGLKKPGYVKSSLTPGSLVVSEYLEKAGLMDSFETLGFHVAGYGCATCIGNSGPLPDEVSAAIADNDLTVAAVLSGNRNFEGRVHAQVKANYLASPPLVVAYALAGTVNIDLQNDPIGYDQNDQPVYLKDIWPTSAEIKEAIGLSVKPEMFRSKYENVFTQNERWNAIPVPEGELYEWDEKSTYIQNPPFFEKIGEGLQDIADVRGARVLALLGDSVTTDHISPAGNISPTSPAGIYLNDHGVARKDFNSYGSRRGNHEVMMRGTFANIRIRNQVAPGTEGGVTKYLPTDELMSIYDASMNYQANGQNLVVIAGKEYGTGSSRDWAAKGTYLLGVKAVIAESFERIHRSNLVGMGVLPLQFQEGHGWKTLGIDGTETFDILGLSNDVKPGQELTVVATRQDGTQFEFTVIARLDSMVDVDYYHNGGILQTVLRQMIQAGK
- a CDS encoding amidase domain-containing protein translates to MSDEWRRTLSLYVNQHNQDEVDYRPKAAEAEAVVADLEYLMRRGERKRRLQEWYKERRATPLRCETRAKLLREIENRAGEIEVELQMARRTYYEKGGARHQEEVIDRQRLTLEREGGGWIITRIEQPADERHAPFKLPLDRGSGEGGALGKLPGPYLNAQVLGPRTSRSTPYRREDAVLYADRWWDGFNPEFAEFEVDCTNYISQCLFAGGAPINYTGKRESGWWYKGYIKGREAWSYSWSVANALERLLAHSNSGLRAEAVDNPEQLQMGDVIIYDWDGDGSYQHSTIVTAFDAGGMPLVNAHTTPSKHRYWDYRNSYAWSENTVYRFFRIVDHF